In Mycolicibacterium gadium, the genomic window AAGCGAGGCAACATGATCGGCGCGATCCCACGATTGACGAAACGCATCTCCGAGATCGCCGCATGCAGACCGATGTCATGAGGATCTGCGTCATAGCGCGGCGCGATCGAGTCCTTCGCCGCTCGGTAGAGCTCGACGTAGACGAACGGCTGGCCGCGAAAACTGCCGATGAAAGGCCGCGAGTATTCGCCGTCGAGTTGGGCCTGCAGGTAGCGTTGCCACCGTTGCGGCGGCCAGTCGTATTCCCACGCCTCCACCAGATGCGGGCGGTTCATCCACTCCGACACCATCCCAGCATCGGCCGTCGCGTCGGCGAGCCGGACACCGTAGGGGTCGCCAAGGGCAGGCGTCGGCGGCGCGCCCACGGCACGAACCTCGTCGGACACCGATGTCAGCTCGCGCGGCAAGACGGGTGAGGGGGCCTCGTCAATGTCGGTCATCGCCCGCCGAGCCTACCCGAGTAACTGAGGGTAGGTTTACCTACCTAGCTCGCTACGCGATCAAATTGGCGCAGAACGCCCAGCGTGCCGCCGTCGCCGACACCCAGTCGGCGACGACCGCCGGGTCGTCGGGCGGCTCGTCGACGATGACGAGTTCGTCGACGCCGAGGTCGGCCAGCGCTGCGGCATCTTCCGTGTGCAGATCGCGCAGGGCTACGGTCACACGCAGCGCACCGCGGTCGCGACCGCTTTCCGCGCACTGGGCGTCCAGGAATGCGATCCGTTCGGCCGCCTCGACAACCCCGTCGAGGTTGA contains:
- a CDS encoding GNAT family N-acetyltransferase yields the protein MTDIDEAPSPVLPRELTSVSDEVRAVGAPPTPALGDPYGVRLADATADAGMVSEWMNRPHLVEAWEYDWPPQRWQRYLQAQLDGEYSRPFIGSFRGQPFVYVELYRAAKDSIAPRYDADPHDIGLHAAISEMRFVNRGIAPIMLPRLVANIFELEPRCRRIMFDPDHRNAGARAVCEYAGGVFLGEHDMSNRRMALYALPRSPSDAPDIG